Proteins encoded by one window of Antechinus flavipes isolate AdamAnt ecotype Samford, QLD, Australia chromosome 4, AdamAnt_v2, whole genome shotgun sequence:
- the FDPS gene encoding farnesyl pyrophosphate synthase isoform X1 produces the protein MPPARWLRSAGALLLPAPRWLPWERQLGPPWQPSQANGGPALGAQHSARHWCQSWREEPRMNGDHKSVFAQEKQDFVQHFSQIVKILTEDGMGHPEVGDAITRLKEVLEYNALGGKYNRGLSVLMVFRELVEPQKQDADSLQRALAVGWCVELLQAFFLVTDDIMDSSLTRRGQPCWYKKPGIGLDAINDAMMLEACIYRLLKHYCRGQPYYLNLIELFLQTTYQTEIGQTLDLITAPQDKVDLTRFSEQRYKTIVKYKTAFYSFYLPFAAAMFMAGIDGEKEHANAKTILLEMGEFFQIQDDYLDLFGDPSVTGKIGTDIQDNKCSWLVVTCLQLASSEQRKMLEECYGQKDAEKVAKVKELYEKLELPAFFTKFEEESYSRLMGLIEKHSSPLPPSIFLEMAKKIYKRQK, from the exons ATGCCCCCAGCCCGCTGGCTGAGATCGGCAGGGGCCCTCCTGCTGCCAGCCCCCCGCTGGCTGCCTTGGGAGAGGCAACTGGGTCCCCCATGGCAACCCTCTCAGGCAAATGGGGGTCCAGCCCTGGGGGCTCAGCACAGTGCTCGCCACTGGTGCCAATCTTGGAGAGAGGAACCTCG AATGAATGGAGATCATAAATCAGTTTTTGCCCAGGAGAAGCAAGACTTTGTCCAGCATTTCTCCCAGATTGTAAAGATCCTGACAGAAGATGGCATGGGGCATCCTGAGGTGGGAGATGCCATAACCAGGCTCAAGGAG GTCCTAGAGTACAATGCTCTGGGAGGAAAATACAACCGAGGCTTGTCAGTGCTCATGGTCTTCCGGGAACTGGTGGAACCCCAAAAACAGGATGCTGACAGTCTACAAAGAGCACTAGCAGTGGGCTGGTGTGTGGAGTTG CTCCAGGCTTTCTTCTTAGTAACAGATGACATCATGGATTCTTCCCTTACCCGCCGGGGACAGCCATGCTGGTATAAGAAG CCTGGCATCGGCTTGGATGCCATCAATGATGCCATGATGTTGGAAGCCTGTATCTACCGCCTGCTGAAGCATTACTGCCGTGGGCAGCCCTATTACCTGAATCTCATTGAACTTTTCCTTCAG ACCACTTACCAGACTGAGATTGGTCAGACCCTGGATCTTATCACAGCCCCTCAGGACAAAGTGGATCTTACCAGATTCAGTGAGCAGAG ATATAAGACCATTGTCAAATACAAGACAGCTTTCTACTCCTTCTATTTACCATTTGCTGCCGCTATGTTCATG GCAGGCATAGATGGGGAGAAAGAACACGCCAATGCCAAGACCATCCTTCTGGAGATGGGGGAATTTTTTCAAATTCAG GATGATTACCTTGACCTTTTTGGTGACCCCAGTGTGACTGGCAAGATTGGCACTGACATCCAGGACAACAAATGCAGCTGGCTGGTGGTGACATGCCTTCAGTTGGCATCCTCGGAGCAAAGAAAGATGCTGGAG GAGTGTTATGGACAGAAAGATGCAGAGAAAGTTGCCAAAGTAAAGGAACTGTATGAGAAACTTGAATTGCCTGCTTTTTTCACCAAGTTTGAGGAAGAAAGTTACAGTAGATTGATGGGGCTCATTGAAAAACATTcatcccctcttcccccctctatCTTTTTGGAAATGGCGAAGAAGATCTACAAACGGCAGAAATGA
- the FDPS gene encoding farnesyl pyrophosphate synthase isoform X2: MNGDHKSVFAQEKQDFVQHFSQIVKILTEDGMGHPEVGDAITRLKEVLEYNALGGKYNRGLSVLMVFRELVEPQKQDADSLQRALAVGWCVELLQAFFLVTDDIMDSSLTRRGQPCWYKKPGIGLDAINDAMMLEACIYRLLKHYCRGQPYYLNLIELFLQTTYQTEIGQTLDLITAPQDKVDLTRFSEQRYKTIVKYKTAFYSFYLPFAAAMFMAGIDGEKEHANAKTILLEMGEFFQIQDDYLDLFGDPSVTGKIGTDIQDNKCSWLVVTCLQLASSEQRKMLEECYGQKDAEKVAKVKELYEKLELPAFFTKFEEESYSRLMGLIEKHSSPLPPSIFLEMAKKIYKRQK; the protein is encoded by the exons ATGAATGGAGATCATAAATCAGTTTTTGCCCAGGAGAAGCAAGACTTTGTCCAGCATTTCTCCCAGATTGTAAAGATCCTGACAGAAGATGGCATGGGGCATCCTGAGGTGGGAGATGCCATAACCAGGCTCAAGGAG GTCCTAGAGTACAATGCTCTGGGAGGAAAATACAACCGAGGCTTGTCAGTGCTCATGGTCTTCCGGGAACTGGTGGAACCCCAAAAACAGGATGCTGACAGTCTACAAAGAGCACTAGCAGTGGGCTGGTGTGTGGAGTTG CTCCAGGCTTTCTTCTTAGTAACAGATGACATCATGGATTCTTCCCTTACCCGCCGGGGACAGCCATGCTGGTATAAGAAG CCTGGCATCGGCTTGGATGCCATCAATGATGCCATGATGTTGGAAGCCTGTATCTACCGCCTGCTGAAGCATTACTGCCGTGGGCAGCCCTATTACCTGAATCTCATTGAACTTTTCCTTCAG ACCACTTACCAGACTGAGATTGGTCAGACCCTGGATCTTATCACAGCCCCTCAGGACAAAGTGGATCTTACCAGATTCAGTGAGCAGAG ATATAAGACCATTGTCAAATACAAGACAGCTTTCTACTCCTTCTATTTACCATTTGCTGCCGCTATGTTCATG GCAGGCATAGATGGGGAGAAAGAACACGCCAATGCCAAGACCATCCTTCTGGAGATGGGGGAATTTTTTCAAATTCAG GATGATTACCTTGACCTTTTTGGTGACCCCAGTGTGACTGGCAAGATTGGCACTGACATCCAGGACAACAAATGCAGCTGGCTGGTGGTGACATGCCTTCAGTTGGCATCCTCGGAGCAAAGAAAGATGCTGGAG GAGTGTTATGGACAGAAAGATGCAGAGAAAGTTGCCAAAGTAAAGGAACTGTATGAGAAACTTGAATTGCCTGCTTTTTTCACCAAGTTTGAGGAAGAAAGTTACAGTAGATTGATGGGGCTCATTGAAAAACATTcatcccctcttcccccctctatCTTTTTGGAAATGGCGAAGAAGATCTACAAACGGCAGAAATGA